Genomic window (Tribolium castaneum strain GA2 chromosome 2, icTriCast1.1, whole genome shotgun sequence):
atctcgcaaaaaatttttcaattttcaaacgccgattacggccaaactaaaagagctagaagaaaacggtttgttccatcgtaaagagcacatcaaaatctataagatagaataggtttcatttgattttgagacactttaaaaattgaccattttgaaggggggggtgttaactttttttttctacagccgtcaaaaaatcgtgacatttatgcatggttacctatgcgcgaagtttgacgttttttcactgtgaaaaaatattattttttcacggtttcacagtgaaaaaataatattttttaactgtgcaggcaactcgatttttcagatcattttgttccaacttatttctgttacaattttagtaacacgaaaagacatcaacagcaaccgaaatgaagagacggatcgataatgagaggtagttttaaaggttttataattatacagaacaatattacaaaacaataataatagatatttactttgacatatgaaaattaaatgtgcatgACGAAAACGTGCCCCCGTTTATCCCCAGAGGCCTGAGTGAAGACGCTTGTAAATGAAAGTTATTTTCGCCATTAAAAGAAGCCGATGTAGAAGGTTgagtgattttgttttcttctgtggaggaagaaggttgaattttattggcaatttcaattttattattcaaagagtCCTCGATGTAACTTTCTGCCACTGTGCTGCTTCTCCAGCCCCCATgacgtttaattgaaattagatcACCTCCAGCATTCGCCAAAAGAGTGGCAGAGCTTCTTCTGAAGCAGTGaccagtatattttttaggttcgtctttgttaagccactttgcaatcaaacttggtatctctccgattttgttaattccaacattttgattcacacattttccgttggtatactttaaaaataaacggtcACTAGTCGCCCGTGGAGGCCGCAAAGCTCTatattttctgacaatttctatattttctaaatttgaaacagtaaatattcgttcgcagtgggtttttgtatcaggcaccttcacaattaagacagactgtttatcttctatgtcagttagcttcattttaactaattcttCACGTCGAAGGGCTCCCGATATACCCAAAATTAGCAcagtctataaataaaacgagttgttttgatttgtattacactaatatgataagtttaccttcatcagtaaatatatcttgtcatctgcttcattaataaacttgctaatgtcttctttgtctaaaatttgcgACTTCTTGCTTCTGTAACCTACGCTTTTGCTTTTCAGGTAGGGCACTAACTTCGGAAACTTACGTGTATCGATATTCTCTTTAACGTTTAAGGTGGCtttcaacatcgcataaagggcccagagtgttggtggctttaaggtggtagacttttcttccaaatacgccaacaaaacattttccgttacttgatcaatctttttcatagaacaccactgccgaaactgaagatacgttttttcgtactgcggtcttgatttagcaggcaaaagattcgacactgccgcgcttgcaattgcatctatttcgttttcgctgctaaaatccatcacacttcttcaacaaaaatacctattgtgacaaatttttcgcaactatcacttttatttatcatcgtaaccatgcaagcaactcgatttatcagaccattttgttccaactaatttctgttacttttttcttcatctggaggctgtagaaaaaacgttgtttgtatttcgtggcgaaattcatgttttaatggcgccttcgaatgtcttttaggtctcgacctggcggtctcgactaaaataacattctcaggcgccattaaaaaaacactcatttcgcgcacttaatacaaaaattactatttgattttttttatttccccaattacgactaaactatttgaaaaagtggaactgttttgatcctcacccatgcaaaatgatccggggaatcgattggcatcgaaaaaattgccaaattcccaatagttttttagttatgaattttttaaaattttaccaatttttgcatttatctgcaatttgctcaaaaa
Coding sequences:
- the LOC103314375 gene encoding uncharacterized protein LOC103314375 isoform X1, which produces MDFSSENEIDAIASAAVSNLLPAKSRPQYEKTYLQFRQWCSMKKIDQVTENVLLAYLEEKSTTLKPPTLWALYAMLKATLNVKENIDTRKFPKLVPYLKSKSVGYRSKKSQILDKEDISKFINEADDKIYLLMKTVLILGISGALRREELVKMKLTDIEDKQSVLIVKVPDTKTHCERIFTVSNLENIEIVRKYRALRPPRATSDRLFLKYTNGKCVNQNVGINKIGEIPSLIAKWLNKDEPKKYTGHCFRRSSATLLANAGGDLISIKRHGGWRSSTVAESYIEDSLNNKIEIANKIQPSSSTEENKITQPSTSASFNGENNFHLQASSLRPLGINGGTFSSCTFNFHMSKPRLKNRPTFRSSWPSPAFSTRRESEDTKPKLPCLWGWWLMPFLKTSTGCMCRRRMPRRGIIPPPEDDATAPCWENSTDVFPKPSGNMTDTEKLSSKSECSVETRCHSRRLRPSSTCEERSVDRLYLSALASSKRGKIQRQTLLVINSDYFGTEKNALQVQKGDVVVLQGTHVPGWFWVRNKEGEEGFIPAVIAGHGFL
- the LOC103314375 gene encoding uncharacterized protein LOC103314375 isoform X2; the encoded protein is MDFSSENEIDAIASAAVSNLLPAKSRPQYEKTYLQFRQWCSMKKIDQVTENVLLAYLEEKSTTLKPPTLWALYAMLKATLNVKENIDTRYRSKKSQILDKEDISKFINEADDKIYLLMKTVLILGISGALRREELVKMKLTDIEDKQSVLIVKVPDTKTHCERIFTVSNLENIEIVRKYRALRPPRATSDRLFLKYTNGKCVNQNVGINKIGEIPSLIAKWLNKDEPKKYTGHCFRRSSATLLANAGGDLISIKRHGGWRSSTVAESYIEDSLNNKIEIANKIQPSSSTEENKITQPSTSASFNGENNFHLQASSLRPLGINGGTFSSCTFNFHMSKPRLKNRPTFRSSWPSPAFSTRRESEDTKPKLPCLWGWWLMPFLKTSTGCMCRRRMPRRGIIPPPEDDATAPCWENSTDVFPKPSGNMTDTEKLSSKSECSVETRCHSRRLRPSSTCEERSVDRLYLSALASSKRGKIQRQTLLVINSDYFGTEKNALQVQKGDVVVLQGTHVPGWFWVRNKEGEEGFIPAVIAGHGFL